In Aegilops tauschii subsp. strangulata cultivar AL8/78 chromosome 3, Aet v6.0, whole genome shotgun sequence, one genomic interval encodes:
- the LOC141020740 gene encoding pentatricopeptide repeat-containing protein At2g04860-like, with amino-acid sequence MAAPATCSTDRPDEHEPARSSALSGKASTSSSRPSTMRLSSLVRFWTGPFAGSSLLATYAKRGALQGDVHATLALFGEAAEPEVILWNAVLGALARACHEAMVHFWRMASMRKAFDPTVMLSGASRAGDMELGMALHGAAVKKRLDTDLNLGNALVDMRMVRLARGDGLLSPGESVHGCVVKLGIFNKSLVLSWNAMSKEPLENEKDYSVKGKKSTDIYIDNANKKPDLWNTMLSRYSRDDSLGQQEAQAMFKELHSQDLSCTLTTILAVIPSCSCPEDLRFVKGVHSFILKYGFVSAVSVVNALMRRYI; translated from the exons ATGGCGGCGCCCGCCACCTGCTCGACCGACCGCCCCGATGAACACGAGCCAGCTCGATCGTCCGCGCTCTCAGGGAAGGCGAGTACCTCGTCGTCCCGGCCCTCCACTATGCGTCTCTCAAGCCTGGTGCGATTCTGGACCGGCCCGTTCGCAGGCAGCTCCCTCCTTGCGACCTACGCCAAGAGGGGCGCTCTGCAGGGCGACGTGCACGCCACCCTGGCGCTGTTCGGCGAGGCTGCAGAACCGGAAGTGATCCTGTGGAACGCCGTGCTCGGTGCTCTGGCACGGGCTTGCCACGAGGCCATGGTTCACTTCTGGCGGATGGCCAGCATGCGCAAGGCGTTCGACCCAACGGTCATGCTGTCGGGGGCGTCCCGTGCTGGTGACATGGAGCTTGGGATGGCGCTCCATGGCGCTGCAGTGAAGAAACGCCTAGACACTGACTTGAACCTTGGAAATGCTCTCGTGGACAT GCGGATGGTCCGTCTGGCTCGTGGAGATGGTCTTTTGTCCCCTGGGGAGTCTGTCCATGGCTGTGTGGTCAAGCTTG GCATTTTCAATAAGTCTTTGGTACTATCATGGAATGCTATGAGCAAGGAACCGTTGGAGAATGAAAAG GACTACTCTGTGAAGGGAAAGAAATCCACGGATATATACATT GACAATGCCAATAAGAAGCCTGATCTCTGGAACACAATGCTTTCTCGTTACTCAAGGGATGACTCGCTGGGACAGCAAGAGGCTCAAGCTATGTTCAAAGAATTACATTCTCAAGATTTAAGCTGCACCTTGACCACCATACTAGCTGTTATACCTTCATGCTCTTGTCCAGAAGACCTTAGATTTGTCAAAGGAGTTCACTCTTTTATCCTGAAGTACGGATTTGTGAGTGCAGTTTCAGTTGTTAATGCGTTGATGCGCAGGTACATATGA